The Solanum lycopersicum chromosome 2, SLM_r2.1 DNA window GAATGGCATGCATGATTTGGTTAACAACACATCCATTTGCCTTGGGATGAAATGATGTAgatttatgaaatataaaaagtagTCAAAATGTCAATGTTGGAGCAAAGCACCTGCTCTCtgtttatattgaatatattctCCACAAACAAGCTTTTCTACTCCATTCATGTCAAAGATCAATAGAATCATGTTTATGCCCAATATATTCTTTACTAGAACAATGACAATGTGGTTGAAGAAAATTGTTTCTCTATTTTCTCATTATTAACCAACTGTCATTTTGCAACATATTGCAGCAAAGCTGGCAATGTGGAACGAGTTGTTCAAGCAAATTTATGAATTCTAAGCTCTGGAATGAATGAgctttgttgggaaagacaaggcactaacaaagaatgtctaataggataacagcggaagaatatccaagtctatactttcccttctcgatttgaaccaagagaagacaaacaaccacaagcaatataaTAGTAAGGcaacaagtaattcaaccaaacaaatataacaaggcaataataaaccaatcacacaagacaccacgatttacgtggaaaacccttcgatgtgaagagtaaaaaatcacgggaccaaaagctccactataatcaccaagagttacaatattgttctccaaaattggccacaaaacaagtgccaaacaacgagcaacaacaaaataagattgcaccaaatctagaaaattaaaggagcaaaatcaccagtTTCGCTGCTACTGTTCAcaacagcaaaactgaagctgcaggccaccaaatccaactctgtcagttcctaatcaaagattgagatgaagataatatgttgTCCataaatcagctcaatcggacaagaaacgaaacggaaatcgcaatttgaagttggctgttagggctgaattttgactgcgaaaactgctctctttctctttttggctgctgaaaaaactctctgtgtatatgaaaataagacctaaatagacTTATATTTGCCTCTTAAcaatgggcctatgggcaaaaatgggttggttcaaattgggtttttaattatccacataggaagggaaaaaggcCCATAACCCAACAGGGATAACATGCCATTTGGAACCCAAGAAATTGCTTTTCAAATTGGCTGAACATTGACAAGAAGGGATGTGATAAACATTAATTGTCTATTTGATATCAACAACATACCAGAAGTATGTTCTCAACTTGCATAGGAAATTAAAAAGAAGTAACAAATCACCAGAAGCCTCAAAATTGTCAATGATATTCTAGTTTTGAGAGCTTATTTCAAGATCAATGTTGCTTTGTTTCAGCTCTACTCAAATCACTATTTGTTTTGTAGAGAGGCTGTTTCTGGAAGACTCTTGGCTGAAGTGTATCAAGCCAAAGTAAAGCATAGCAGTTAATAAGAAAAGCAATGTAAAAGTCTACAAGAAAGAACAATAACCGCAGCAAAATAGTGCAATACTTGAAATACAATAAACTACTCAATGATAGAAAGCTCCGTTAAGTCCTTGGTTCATAATCAGACACCGCGTTATAGGGTTTATGATGACTTTGGCCGGGTAATATTACTTCCTGAAAATATCTGCTTTGTATTTGGTGAGGAAGTATCAGATCCCGGCTTTGTATGCATTGTATTTGGATTTGTGAACCATGTCGTATACAGAAATTTCTTCTGGGGTCCTACGTGATTGCATATAAGCTTAAGCTTTTGTCTTTCCCTCATCCATCTTAAAACAATCTTCATGTGCCCTTTGCTTGTCAAGCCTCTCAAGCCAACATCCTGGAGTTTTACAGGGAAAAACAGTTAGCAAAGAACAGCCTAGAGTTCTCAGAGTTAAGTACCAAGGGTtcagaaatagaaaaaatggCATACTCTGTGCTCGGAAGACGTACAGTAGCTGAAAAAGGAAGACTCAAAACCCCTAAACTTCCACCACAAACAGAATGGAGAAAAAAACACCTGTTATTTGTTATATAGCAACTAATTGTTCTTGATATGGTGAATTAGATGCTAGAGATATTACTTAAAATTAACGGTCAAGTTTTCTTTGCGTGCATCATATATTTCCAACACCTAGAAGAGTTTGCAACAGCCGGCAATTTGTCAAGTTCATTTCACAAACACAAAGGATGATAAAATACAAGGCTGGAGATGCTTAGAGAAGAATGGATCTTAAAGAAAATAAGGGTAACAGATGACAAGATGAGCTGCTCATGAAGCCTCCTAGGGAACCTGTGAAGCTGCTAAGATATGGTGTTGCTTAAGAGATCAAGAGCATGAAAGTTTGTGCAGTCTATACCTATTAGCTACAAAGTCACCGCTCAAAGTATCAAAGATAAGAGAATGATGTTGAACTAAAGTCAAACATCAGCGCATAGAAGCACCATGGAAGAAAACTTAATTTATACTCCTtccgtttcaaaaaggatgacctagtttgacttggaacggagtttaacaaaagaaagaagactttctAATCTTatggttttaaattaaagttatatcaaatgtatcaaaatgccctttaattttgtggtcttaaacatgtcacgtggaaagttaaagttaaattgttgcCAAATAAAGGAAAGggttcattcttttttaatcacactaaaaaggaaataaggtcattcttttttaaacggaggtaGTTTGTTTTTCCCAACTTTACAAACTcgaacaaaaaaagaagaatattgaCGGTTCTTTCAAGCACAACTTTGTGTGCGTCGATTTCAGATGAAAAAGTTCGAGCTGATACATGAACCTGTTTAGGTTGCTTAAACATAAATCAACTGTTACAAACTAAGAACTGGATCACACAATCAACTTATTGATGCCATATCACTATAGTTTTCAATACAATCCTCTAACAAAAATCCTAGCATCAACCCTTTGAAAAGAGGCATTGGAAGGATACTATTTGAACTATTATACTGATTAACAATTGACCATTCATTTCAAATCTAACCAGAGGCAATCAAGTTTTTGCAAAATCTGTAAATTTGTTAATATCTCAACAAATCTCCCAAACACCAACTTAGATGTATTAGAGAAAAgggtaaaaaaggaaaaatagatcatttatttcaattcattcacCACTGTACCGAAGTCCATTTCTTATTCAGCAACCAGCAGTTCCAGAATCTAGGATTACCAGTTCGGcaacaaatcaacaaaatcTCAAGCTAAGTATATGAATAATTCAAATGTATTCACTCTacgattcaattttttttgtagaaaagTGAATTGGAATTAGAGAAGGGAATAATAACCTTTACACGATCCCAGGTTTCGGCAATATTGAGAGGTCCATGCTCCTTGACGATATCGAAAATGGTTCTGGTGATGGTTTGTGTCTGCTCGGGTGGAGTTTTAAGCTTAATTGGTTTCATCTTTGGTTTTGGTTTCCTCCCTACCAACCTTATCGCTGTTGCAAACATCCTTCCTTCAATCTCTTTGGCTATGGCGTAAACCCTTTTGCTGTTACAGAACCGAGTTTTAATCCCAGTTCATAAGCCCTAAAAATGATGACGTTTAATGACAGTTTTACCCTCATTTATGTGTTACCACATTCCCCAAATCTTAGTTGAGAGTATTAAGGACGAGTTTAGAATCGAATCGAATCGAAATCAATAATTTGAATCGAAAAAAAGTTATTTGCTTAGTCCTAATAAGTTATTGATTTAGGGGTCCTAATAATGGTCTTGATTTGTTTTTGGTTATCGAGTTATCGGTTCTTAATGATTTTaggttttcttttttaatgagTTAATCGATAATctgatagtaaattaaataattatatttatatcatttcgTATATAAAGTACTTGACTTAGCTAGCGTTTGGtcatagattttcaaatatttttggcaaatatatttgggtgaaatttcaccatgtgtttggtcATAGTATAtaggaaatatatttcattttttttagagatttatctccataagttttaaaaactatcaaaactaaccatAAGTTTGTACTACAAGTCAATTGGATCTTTGttgcaacaataacaaataatgtccatgataCTAGAGCAATGTCATagtttggagtgagtgcaacaagcatAATTCTATACATCGTAAAGTTGACAAAGAACATGACTTTGTTTACCCTGAGCCgattgttcatcattttcatcaacaaccatatcatcatttaatattcactgaatatttcatcaatattttggtgttcacgtaaaaaattaggcataatacatatattggaccataacttggcttcaaattttaaatttgacctccaactttcataatgcacaaatatgcactttaactatcctacctttcaataaataaacacgcGAGTACAACCTGGCAAAACACGTGAAATGCATGTATTCATCGTGCGAGTTTTAATCCCAGTTCATAAGCCCTAAAATGATGACGTTTAATGACAATTTTACCCTCATTTATGTGTGACCACATTTCCCAAATTTCAGTTGAGAGTATAAAGGACGAATTCTGCCGCGAGTTCAGAATCAAATCAAAATCGATAATTCAAATCGAAAAAAGTTATTTGTTAGTCCTaatggttgatttttttattttttttttgctatcgGGTTATTGATTCTTAAtggttttagattttttttaatggattAATCGATAAATcgatattaaattaaataattatatttatacaattttatatataaagtatttGACTTAGAgttttgttttctaatttttatttctgGTTGTCCCGAACTCTTAGTTATTCTACAATGTAAAAGTGTTTGCTTTAAAGAAAGATGTAACTTGTGAACTCATGTGTATGGTTCATTTGGTTTGTCACCTTGTTATtaagtgattttcaatatttttgtgtcaaatcttaacGGTTAAATCGATAATCGAACCGATAATGATCAATAACTGATAAGTCAATATCTTAATGGTTTTATAACGGTTTTACATCTCTTCAAACCGATAATCAGTTAGTGAAACCGATAAACTTCAAAACCGAACCAACTGATGCACAACTTGTATTCACTTTGAAGTGTTTAATCGTGAAAATCTtaaataactctattttctcttcttcttcttttttgcttttagtatattttttgttttaacttttaccttaaaatttttatttttataaaaatgaaccAATTTTGATTATATATCATGTTTAAGAGTTTAAaccatatttatttttggtaaaatacactcaaataattaaatatgtatttataaaaatgtaaaatcaaatggttcgatttcaatttttttttttaaataatatatagtaGTTGATGTGTAGAtctaatatatgatattatataactatatattaaCAAACTATCCTTTTAGACCATGTTTGGTCGTAGTCatgtacaaaaaattaaaattgacagATGAATgcccaattttttaaaataagaagaatttctttttaatagttTCTAACGCAATTCTGCGTGAAATATACCTGGCAAAAGTATGAcgttttttgtatttattatcaGCAATCAAAAGGagtttttttcttaattgaagATCGATTTTTACTAGTATGAGAGCTGAATTAAAAGTATAGAAAAATGAGtacttaaaataaaacatatgatgttatttaattaaatatttcatacatttaatatGTTTATCAACACATTAAACACTTTATATTGAATAATGGTACACAAACAATGGATCGATggattaaaataaaacaaaattacgATAAAATGTGGAGTGATTTATTTTAGGACAAATTTGAGGGGTGGTTTATGTATTTGGCCTACTATTAATAAgtagtataatataattatattagttTGACCGGCTTATTTTTGGTACATATATATTGCCAAATGTTTGTACTATATTGGACTTATGTAGCAACCTAATTTATGTTCCTTGAGATTAAGAAAAGTTGCTAATTCACAATCTCTAGCGAGGAGCATTTACGTTGTatctaaataattttgattaaataagaacttccttcattttcatttcatatgGCACTTTTCGCGTTTCGAAATTCAAACAAGTTTATCTTTAAcagtaattttttaatagattcttttaacattttgaattatcaattatgataattttatagtaCTCTTTacgtaatttaaaaatatataaatttcatttcaaaaagtttgaaaattccATACGTAAATATCTAGTCAAAGTTAAATTGTTTGACTCTCAAAAAACTAAAAGTATCGTATAAAATAAGACAGAGAATTTGTATTTTCGAACGCTCTCGAAGAGATCAAGAAAGTatcacatataaaatataaaaactaaaaatacgAATAGTAATTCATAgagtacatatatttatttattttcaagataACATTATACACTCACAATCATACATAAACATAGAGGCGCGCGACATGAATACCATCCATGCGTAGGCTCATGCTAATACTATAAAATTtgttctctctttcttttttaaactcgATGCATAATCGAATTATTTctgattaaaatatattgagaGAGTAGATAAAGAAAAACTTACGGAGCTACCAGAACGATGAAGTTGTTGTTGTCCCTCATGCTCTTTCTTCATAGCATTATCATGAGTACCATGTTCACCACTTAGCTGTTGCATTTGGTCTTTGTTAGTAACATGTTGTGCCATTTCTATCCCTTAACTTTAAAACAATATGTATATAACTGATTTGAAGGATTTCGATATTTAACGACGGATTGATGAGATAAAAAAAGAGATTACTAAGCCATTTATGtagagaaaaaaaagtgaaggtGGAAGCATGTTCGAGAAATATAGCAGGtgttactccctccgtccggtAACGTTTGTCATGTTACgcttttcaaaagttaatttgattaattttcaaagttaaattagatcacattaatttaatttttttttttaaaattttttagatattataaaattatatgaaaagtactatatattGCAAcctttttgcatattaatatgataaaagataCATCTTaaaaatgttaatcaaaatttttatagtttaactctaaaaatagaaattataacaaataatacCGACAGAGGAAAGTACGATTCTGTCGACAGTTTGGGACATTTTCCTCAAACTGCAATACTTGGCTGCATCACAATTAACCAACTTTACAAAGACAAATTACTTTGTTGAAATTgtatatgaagatgaagatgtgCATGAACTCCATTAATGGAGCAGAATATGCATACGAGAGATGAACAGTGCAGGCATTTAGAGAGCAATCTGTTGAGTTTGTGAGAAAATACAAATTGTGTGTTCTTCACCCATGTGACTAGTATTTATACATGTAATGGACTCCTAACTAACTTcatataactaactaacaaaatctaactaactaactaactccTTTACAATGGTATAATTAGTTGAATTAAGTATAACTAATCTTAACACCCCCCCTCAAGTTGGAATGGATATGCTGCCAGACAACTTGCGTAAAATAGTTGAATGCTTTGGTCCAGTGAGGCTTTTGGTTAAGATATCAGATAGTTGTTCATCAGTAGGAATGTGATGCAAAGTCACAAGTCCTTCATGTAGTTTGTCTCGAACAAAATGACAGTCCACCTCTATGTGCTTCGTTCTCTCATGAAACACAGGATTGTTTGCAATATGAATGGCTGCTTGACTGTCACAGAAAACAGATATAGGTCGAGAAGGTTTTTCACCTAATTCACAAAACAAACGTTCCAGCCAAACCAACTCTCCAACCACTTTTCTTATTGCCCTGTACTCTGCT harbors:
- the LOC101245723 gene encoding uncharacterized protein; the encoded protein is MFATAIRLVGRKPKPKMKPIKLKTPPEQTQTITRTIFDIVKEHGPLNIAETWDRVKDVGLRGLTSKGHMKIVLRWMRERQKLKLICNHVGPQKKFLYTTWFTNPNTMHTKPGSDTSSPNTKQIFSGSNITRPKSS